One Oncorhynchus keta strain PuntledgeMale-10-30-2019 chromosome 22, Oket_V2, whole genome shotgun sequence DNA window includes the following coding sequences:
- the LOC118401409 gene encoding calreticulin-like — MRVAVAIFSVFASVAVIIDATVYFKEQFQDGDAWKSRWLVSKHKTDYGEWQLTAGKFYGDAEADKGLQTSQDARFYAMSSRFEPFSNEGKPLVVQFTVKHEQKIDCGGGYVKIFPADLDQAAMHGDSQYYIMFGPDICGYSTKKVHVIFNYKGKNHLIKKEIKCKDDELTHLYTLILNPDQTYEVKINNEKVESGTLEEDWDILPAKTIKDPEAKKPEDWDDRPKIDDPTDAKPEGWEKPENIPDPDAKKPDDWDVEMDGEWEPPVIPNPEYQGEWNPKQIDNPDYKGTWVHPEIDNPDYTADTSIYKFDNIGVLGLDLWQVKSGTIFDNFLIGDDVKEAEEFGNETWGTTKEPEKKMKDAQEEEERKAREEEEKSKKDTADDEGDDDDEEDESNEEEEDSPTEEGEEETPKKDKDEL; from the exons ATGAGGGTCGCAGTGGCAATATTTTCAGTTTTTGCATCAGTAGCTGTCATCATCGACGCTACTGTATACTTCAAGGAACAATTTCAGGATGGAG ATGCATGGAAGAGCCGGTGGCTTGTCTCAAAGCACAAGACTGACTATGGAGAGTGGCAACTGACTGCTGGGAAATTTTATGGCGATGCTGAGGCCGATAAAG GCCTCCAGACCAGCCAGGATGCCCGTTTCTATGCTATGTCCAGCCGCTTTGAACCCTTCAGCAACGAGGGCAAGCCCCTGGTGGTCCAGTTCACTGTCAAACACGAGCAGAAGATCGACTGTGGTGGCGGATATGTCAAAATCTTCCCAGCAGACCTAGACCAGGCAGCTATGCACGGAGACTCGCAGTACTACATCATGTTTG GGCCAGACATCTGTGGCTACAGCACCAAGAAGGTTCACGTCATCTTTAACTATAAAGGCAAGAACCACCTCATCAAGAAAGAAATCAAATGCAAG GATGACGAGCTGACACACCTGTACACTCTGATCCTGAACCCGGACCAGACATACGAGGTGAAGATCAACAATGAGAAGGTGGAGTCAGGCACTTTGGAGGAGGACTGGGACATTCTGCCCGCAAAGACCATCAAGGACCCTGAGGCCAAGAAGCCAGAGGACTGGGACGACAGGCCCAAAATTGACGATCCTACAGACGCCAAGCCAGAG GGCTGGGAGAAGCCTGAGAACATCCCTGACCCTGATGCTAAGAAGCCTGATGACTGGGATGTGGAAATGGATGGAGAGTGGGAGCCTCCTGTGATCCCCAACCCGGAGTATCAG GGAGAGTGGAATCCAAAGCAGATTGACAACCCCGACTACAAAGGTACCTGGGTGCATCCTGAGATTGATAACCCTGATTACACAGCCGACACCTCCATCTACAAGTTTGACAACATTGGAGTGCTGGGTCTGGACCTGTGGCAG GTGAAGTCTGGCACCATCTTTGACAACTTCCTGATTGGTGATGATGTAAAGGAGGCGGAGGAGTTTGGTAATGAAACCTGGGGAACTACAAAG GAACCAGAAAAGAAAATGAAAGatgcacaggaggaggaggagaggaaagcgagagaagaggaggaaaagagcAAGAAGGACACTGCTGACGATGagggagatgatgatgatgaggaggatgagtcaaatgaggaggaagaggacagccCAACGGAAGAAGGGGAAGAGGAAACTCCCAAGAAGGACAAGGACGAGTTGTAA
- the LOC118401408 gene encoding UV excision repair protein RAD23 homolog B-like produces the protein MLSITLKTLQQQTFKIEIDPELTVKALKEKIETEKGKDGYPATGQKLIYAGKILNDDIPLKHYRIDENNFLVVMVTKPKPPASPQISPLAAPASTPAPAPAPPAVSGLSLSDIARPTSSPAPMEISTLSPTSTPAPASSLTQAVEFFTPPAPAPASIPPAALGTSAAPAAAASSHSEVKPEGEHPEQPFATPPALSSSSLVDDLSLLEEAASILVTGQAYENLVSEIMSMGYEREQVIAALRASYNNPDRAVEYLLMGIPAEADLLPPEAFLHTALANLNPTAPAPATDRAQPPPAATTGAVSSTQQPLSPGGLTGGLTGGTGGSTGDENPLEFLRNQPQFQQMRQVIQQNPALLPALLQQLGRDNPQLLQQITQHQERFVQMLNEPQGGEMVEEGVQSQGAPQTNYIQVTPQEKEAIERLKALGFPEGLVIQAYFACEKNENLAANFLLQQTFDDE, from the exons ATGCTGTCGATAACGTTGAAGACTCTTCAGCAGCAAACGTTTAAAATAGAAATAGATCCAGAACTAACG GTAAAAGCCCTGAAGGAGAAGATTGAGACTGAAAAAGGGAAGGATGGCTATCCAGCCACAGGACAAAAGTTAATCTACGCAG GCAAAATCTTGAATGATGACATACCTCTAAAACACTACAGAATTGATGAGAACAACTTTCTGGTGGTCATGGTTACAAAG CCCAAACCTCCAGCTTCTCCACAGATTTCTCCTCTGGCAGCCCCAGCCTCTACCCCTGCTCCTGCCCCTGCACCTCCTGCTGTTTCTGGGCTGTCCCTCTCTGACATTGCCCGACCTACCTCATCCCCTGCCCCCATGGAGATCTCCACCCTGTCCCCTACATCTACACCTGCCCCTGCCTCAAGCCTCACACAAGCAGTGGAGTTCTTCACACCCCCTGCACCAGCCCCTGCTTCTATTCCCCCTGCAGCCCTGGGGACGAGTGCAGCCCCAGCTGCAGCAGCATCCTCCCACTCAGAGGTCAAGCCTGAGGGGGAGCACCCTGAACAGCCCTTTGCTACACcaccagccctctcctcctccag CCTTGTTGATGACTTAAGTCTCCTGGAAGAAGCAGCGTCAATACTGG TGACAGGACAGGCATATGAGAATCTAGTGTCTGAAATCATGTCTATGGGATATGAAAGGGAGCAGGTTATTGCAGCGCTGCGAGCCAGTTACAACAACCCAGACAGAGCCGTGGAGTACCTGCTAATG GGGATTCCAGCCGAGGCTGACCTTCTGCCACCGGAGGCGTTCCTACACACAGCTCTGGCCAACCTCAACCCCACTGCCCCTGCTCCAGCCACAGATAGAGCCCAGCCCCCACCAGCAGCCACGA CAGGCGCAGTGTCTTCAACCCAGCAGCCCCTCTCACCTGGTGGGCTGACTGGTGGGCTTACTGGTGGTACTGGTGGAAGTACTGGGGATGAGAACCCACTGGAGTTTTTGAGGAACCAGCCACAGTTCCAGCAGATGAGACAGGTCATCCAGCAGAACCCAGCTCTCCTTCCTGCCCTGCTCCAGCAGCTAGGCAGAGACAACCCCCAGCTGCTGCAG CAAATTACCCAGCACCAGGAGCGGTTTGTGCAGATGCTGAACGAGCCCCAAGGAGGAGAGATGGTAGAGGAGGGAGTTCAGTCCCAGGGGGCGCCACAGACTAACTACATCCAGGTCACCCCACAAGAGAAGGAGGCCATCGAGAGG TTAAAAGCCTTGGGATTTCCAGAGGGACTTGTCATTCAAGCATATTTCGCATGTGAGAAGAACGAGAATTTAGCTGCTAATTTCCTGCTCCAACAAACATTTGATGACGAGTGA